The Rhodospirillales bacterium genome includes a window with the following:
- a CDS encoding Fur family transcriptional regulator, whose translation MTPPSTRPRPCTDPHGGGRYAPYERIALATAICRERGVQMTELRRGILELLWARREPASAYQLMEALKRRDSRPVGPPTVYRALAFLMAQGLVSKIETLNAYLPCAHPERNHDCMFFICQGCRASVEFVDPRIATLLAEHAAVLGFVVTSRTVEVEGRCARCAEAGAA comes from the coding sequence ATGACTCCACCGTCGACCCGACCCCGGCCCTGCACCGATCCGCACGGCGGCGGGCGGTACGCGCCGTATGAGCGGATCGCGCTGGCTACAGCAATTTGTCGGGAACGCGGTGTACAGATGACCGAGCTGCGCAGAGGTATCCTGGAGTTGCTGTGGGCCAGACGTGAACCGGCCAGTGCCTACCAGTTGATGGAGGCGCTGAAGCGCCGGGATTCGCGCCCTGTTGGACCGCCGACGGTGTACAGGGCGCTCGCCTTCCTGATGGCGCAGGGTCTCGTCTCCAAAATCGAAACCCTGAACGCCTACCTCCCGTGCGCCCATCCCGAGCGCAACCACGATTGCATGTTCTTCATCTGCCAAGGCTGCCGGGCGTCAGTCGAGTTCGTGGACCCGCGGATTGCAACACTGCTGGCCGAGCATGCTGCCGTCTTGGGATTTGTCGTGACAAGCCGCACGGTCGAGGTCGAGGGCAGGTGCGCGCGGTGCGCGGAAGCCGGCGCGGCGTAG
- a CDS encoding metal ABC transporter substrate-binding protein: MLTRRSLLTFAAAVFALSLAAPPFAQSDRPIPVVATFSILGDMVKRIGGEHVAVTTLVGPNGDTHMYRPTPVDARAVREAQILVVNGLQFEGWLNRLIDASEFRGVRVVAADGIEPIAYEPDGDTRDRDREANHDEHAGEADHDEHAGDVQHDGHDHGAFDPHAWQSLRNAVVYVDNITAALARADPGNASVFYRNREAYVNELEAFDSEISKIVSGLPAGSRTVVTSHDAFQYFGRDYGLTFIAPQGLSTESKASAQDVVRLIRQIREQGIRAVFIENVGDRRLLRRIADETGAVIGGTLYPEALSGPDGPAPTYLDMMRHNAMTLARALTS, translated from the coding sequence GTGCTCACCCGCCGATCGCTGCTGACATTTGCCGCCGCCGTCTTTGCCCTGTCGCTTGCCGCGCCGCCCTTTGCACAGTCAGACCGACCGATCCCGGTCGTCGCTACCTTCTCGATCCTTGGGGACATGGTGAAGCGGATCGGCGGCGAGCACGTCGCCGTCACGACGCTCGTCGGCCCCAACGGAGATACACACATGTACCGGCCGACCCCGGTCGATGCGCGGGCCGTCCGCGAAGCACAAATCCTCGTAGTCAACGGGTTGCAGTTCGAAGGCTGGCTGAACCGCCTGATCGACGCCTCGGAATTCCGCGGTGTCCGGGTGGTGGCCGCCGACGGGATCGAGCCGATCGCGTACGAGCCCGACGGCGACACGCGCGATCGCGACCGCGAGGCCAACCATGACGAACACGCCGGGGAGGCTGACCACGACGAACACGCCGGGGACGTCCAACACGACGGTCATGACCATGGCGCCTTCGATCCGCATGCGTGGCAGAGCCTTCGCAATGCAGTGGTCTACGTCGACAACATCACCGCGGCGCTGGCCCGGGCTGATCCGGGGAATGCCAGCGTGTTCTACCGGAACCGCGAGGCCTATGTGAATGAACTCGAAGCCTTTGACTCGGAGATCAGCAAGATTGTTTCCGGGCTTCCCGCCGGCAGCCGGACCGTCGTCACCTCCCACGACGCGTTCCAGTATTTCGGTCGCGACTACGGGCTGACGTTCATCGCGCCGCAGGGGCTTAGCACCGAATCGAAGGCGTCCGCGCAAGATGTCGTCCGCCTGATCCGGCAGATTCGGGAACAGGGCATTCGGGCCGTCTTCATCGAGAACGTCGGTGATCGGCGCCTCCTGAGGCGCATTGCCGACGAGACGGGAGCCGTCATTGGCGGCACGCTCTATCCCGAGGCTCTGTCCGGCCCGGACGGCCCGGCGCCGACGTACCTCGACATGATGCGGCACAACGCGATGACGCTCGCACGGGCGCTGACGTCGTAA